A stretch of Nonomuraea africana DNA encodes these proteins:
- a CDS encoding GNAT family N-acetyltransferase, which translates to MAEHLTIRSLHGTKALRRADRLLREVWGTRRGDDPPIALDLLCAFAHTGGYVGGAFLDDELVGVAAGFLAAGHSLHSHVAGVAEKARGRGVGRALKEHQRDWAVEHGLVAVSWTFDPLVRRNAFFNLTRLGAEVGAYLPDFYGPMSDGINDGGPSDRLFVTWPIEQAAPPPVQEREGVVVVDETGAVRDAEGAPLLRCATPADVEALRTTDPAAARRWRAALASELGGALGQGYRVTGFTRSGWYLLARGGAA; encoded by the coding sequence ATGGCCGAACACCTCACCATCCGTTCCCTCCACGGCACCAAGGCGCTGCGGCGTGCCGACCGACTGCTCCGCGAGGTCTGGGGAACCAGACGCGGTGACGACCCGCCGATAGCCCTCGACCTGCTGTGCGCGTTCGCCCACACCGGCGGGTACGTGGGCGGCGCCTTCCTCGACGACGAGCTCGTCGGGGTGGCGGCGGGGTTCCTGGCGGCCGGCCACAGCCTGCACTCGCACGTCGCGGGCGTGGCCGAGAAGGCGCGCGGACGTGGCGTGGGCCGGGCGCTCAAGGAACACCAGCGGGACTGGGCGGTAGAGCACGGGCTCGTGGCCGTCTCATGGACGTTCGACCCGCTGGTCCGGCGCAACGCCTTCTTCAACCTGACCCGCCTGGGCGCCGAGGTCGGCGCCTACCTGCCCGATTTCTACGGGCCGATGAGCGACGGCATCAACGACGGCGGGCCCTCCGACCGGCTCTTCGTCACCTGGCCGATCGAGCAGGCCGCTCCCCCGCCGGTTCAGGAGCGCGAAGGGGTGGTCGTGGTGGACGAGACGGGGGCCGTAAGGGACGCCGAGGGCGCGCCGCTGCTGCGGTGCGCGACCCCGGCGGACGTCGAGGCGCTGCGTACGACGGACCCTGCCGCGGCCAGGCGGTGGCGGGCGGCGCTGGCGAGCGAGCTCGGCGGCGCGCTCGGCCAGGGCTACCGGGTCACCGGGTTCACCCGCTCCGGCTGGTACCTGCTCGCCCGCGGGGGTGCCGCGTGA
- the menC gene encoding o-succinylbenzoate synthase has protein sequence MKLDAVELRQVALPLVSPFRTSLGTQTVRTALLVRVLTDEGEGWGECAAEDEPTYSPEHLAGAADAIKRFMLPALAPLDLDPAAVGPALRHLRGHPMAKAAVEMAVLDCWLRARRTSLAAHLGGVRQRVRVGVSVGIAETVDALLDTVDRHLTAGYARIKLKIEPGWDLEPVRAVRETFGAGVMLTVDANTAYEPGDLRHLAKLDAFGLALVEQPFAPDDLHAHAALAARMDTPVCLDESITSARDAAEAIRRSACSIINIKPGRVGGYLEARRIHDLAQANGVPVWCGGMLETGLGRAANLALASLPGFTLPGDISATERYYHRDITRPFVLDGGELAVPAEPGLGALPEEAGLEACTTVVDTVSCAF, from the coding sequence GTGAAGCTCGACGCCGTCGAACTGCGCCAGGTCGCGCTGCCGCTGGTCAGCCCGTTCCGTACCTCGCTCGGCACGCAGACGGTTCGCACCGCGCTGCTCGTGCGGGTGCTCACCGACGAGGGCGAGGGCTGGGGCGAGTGCGCGGCCGAGGACGAGCCGACCTACAGCCCCGAACACCTCGCGGGGGCCGCCGACGCGATCAAGCGGTTCATGCTCCCCGCGCTGGCCCCGCTCGATCTGGATCCGGCGGCGGTCGGCCCCGCGCTGCGGCACCTGCGCGGGCACCCGATGGCCAAGGCGGCCGTGGAGATGGCGGTGCTGGACTGCTGGCTGCGGGCCCGCCGCACGAGCCTGGCCGCCCACCTGGGAGGGGTACGGCAGCGCGTGCGCGTGGGCGTCTCCGTGGGCATCGCCGAGACCGTCGACGCGCTGCTGGACACGGTCGACCGGCACCTGACCGCCGGCTACGCCAGGATCAAGCTGAAGATCGAGCCCGGCTGGGACCTCGAGCCGGTCAGGGCGGTGCGCGAGACGTTCGGCGCCGGCGTGATGCTCACCGTCGACGCCAACACCGCCTACGAGCCGGGCGACCTCAGGCACCTGGCGAAACTCGACGCCTTCGGGCTCGCGCTGGTCGAGCAGCCCTTCGCCCCTGACGACCTGCACGCGCACGCGGCGCTCGCCGCCCGCATGGACACGCCGGTCTGCCTGGACGAGAGCATCACCAGCGCGCGCGACGCGGCCGAGGCCATCAGAAGGAGCGCCTGCTCGATCATCAACATCAAGCCCGGCCGGGTGGGCGGCTACCTGGAGGCGCGCCGCATCCATGACCTCGCCCAGGCGAACGGTGTGCCGGTCTGGTGCGGCGGCATGCTGGAGACAGGCCTGGGCCGGGCCGCCAACCTGGCGCTGGCCAGCCTTCCCGGTTTCACGCTGCCGGGCGACATCTCCGCCACCGAGCGGTACTACCACCGCGACATCACCCGCCCGTTCGTGCTCGACGGCGGCGAACTGGCTGTTCCGGCCGAGCCCGGCCTCGGCGCGCTGCCCGAGGAAGCCGGCCTGGAGGCCTGCACGACGGTGGTGGACACGGTGAGCTGCGCCTTCTGA
- a CDS encoding DUF488 domain-containing protein: protein MVTIGVYGFGGESFLQRLRHADVRLLLDVRQRRGVRGPEYAWANSRRLQAALAHARIAYEHHLELAPTTELRQLQYAEDDRQGVGKRSRRELAAEYTRRYTTEILDRADLTPIVSELPSSGTAALLCVERDPEACHRSLIAQRLTEQHHVTIEHLRPL from the coding sequence ATGGTGACAATCGGCGTCTATGGCTTCGGCGGCGAGTCCTTCCTGCAACGACTGCGGCATGCGGACGTTCGTCTGCTGCTCGACGTACGCCAGCGCCGCGGTGTCCGCGGACCCGAGTACGCCTGGGCGAACTCACGCCGGCTGCAGGCGGCCCTCGCCCATGCTCGGATCGCCTACGAGCACCACCTTGAGCTCGCCCCAACCACCGAGCTACGCCAACTCCAATACGCCGAGGATGACCGCCAAGGGGTCGGCAAGCGCTCGCGCCGCGAACTCGCTGCCGAGTACACCCGCCGCTACACCACCGAGATCCTTGACCGCGCCGACCTCACGCCGATCGTGTCGGAGCTGCCGAGCAGTGGGACCGCAGCGCTGCTCTGCGTCGAGCGCGACCCCGAGGCCTGCCACCGCTCGTTGATCGCCCAGCGGCTGACCGAGCAGCACCACGTCACGATCGAGCACCTGCGCCCGTTGTGA
- a CDS encoding RidA family protein: MERTAVNPWAWSVELGYNQGEIVSGHTRTLYCAGQTAMSGDGKPQHTDDMAAQLALSLDNLEAVLGEAGMSLANLVRLNVYTTDVDRLFEHYGVLASRLGAAGVAPSTTMLGVARLAIPDLMVELEGTAVA; the protein is encoded by the coding sequence ATGGAGCGAACGGCGGTCAACCCGTGGGCGTGGTCGGTGGAGCTGGGGTACAACCAGGGTGAGATCGTCTCCGGGCACACCCGGACCCTGTACTGCGCCGGGCAGACCGCGATGAGCGGCGACGGCAAGCCCCAGCATACCGATGACATGGCGGCGCAGTTGGCGCTGAGCCTCGACAACCTGGAGGCCGTGCTCGGCGAGGCCGGCATGTCCCTCGCGAACCTCGTCCGGCTCAACGTCTACACCACCGACGTGGATCGGCTCTTCGAGCACTACGGCGTGCTGGCGTCGCGGTTGGGCGCCGCCGGGGTGGCGCCGTCCACCACGATGCTCGGGGTGGCACGGCTGGCGATCCCCGACCTGATGGTCGAGCTTGAGGGGACCGCCGTCGCGTGA
- a CDS encoding helix-turn-helix transcriptional regulator, with protein MRADRLVSLVLLLRQHGRLSAAALARELEVSTRTVLRDIEALSAAGVPVYAERGRHGGFALLPGFRTELTGLNHDEALALLVAGSRRGAQAFGLGSALASAMLKVVDALPESYRDTAAGAAERLLIDPDTDLLSRRLVAEEVPDAVVAEVLRAVFAGHKLRIHYAAVGQTPKWRTVDPIGLVTVRDRGYLLATRSGADRTYRLSRVLAAEELAEPAQRPDRVDLDRAWQERSTQFRTGGDQVTVLVRVDPARREDLVGTALAVRAEAADSDGWLRLEVTFQDPRHAEWALWQLTTNAEALAPQWLRNSLRNRAAAIATRYGVSS; from the coding sequence ATGCGCGCCGACCGGTTGGTCTCGCTGGTGCTGCTGCTGCGGCAGCACGGTCGGCTGTCAGCGGCGGCGCTGGCCCGCGAGCTGGAGGTATCCACCCGTACCGTGCTGCGCGACATCGAGGCGCTGTCCGCAGCCGGCGTGCCGGTCTACGCCGAACGCGGCCGGCACGGCGGTTTCGCGTTGTTGCCCGGTTTCCGGACCGAGCTCACCGGACTGAACCACGACGAGGCCCTTGCCCTGCTGGTCGCCGGATCGCGGCGCGGCGCGCAGGCATTCGGCCTCGGCTCGGCGCTCGCTTCGGCGATGCTCAAGGTGGTTGACGCGCTACCCGAAAGCTATCGGGACACCGCGGCCGGCGCGGCCGAGCGATTGCTCATCGACCCGGACACCGACCTCCTCTCGCGTCGGCTGGTCGCTGAGGAGGTGCCTGACGCCGTAGTGGCCGAGGTCCTGCGCGCGGTGTTCGCCGGACACAAGCTGCGCATCCACTACGCGGCTGTGGGCCAGACCCCGAAGTGGCGCACGGTGGACCCGATCGGCCTGGTCACCGTACGCGACCGGGGCTACTTGCTGGCCACGAGGTCTGGCGCGGACCGCACCTACCGGCTGTCCCGGGTCTTGGCCGCCGAGGAACTCGCCGAACCCGCACAGCGACCAGACCGGGTTGATCTGGACCGGGCCTGGCAGGAACGCAGCACGCAGTTTCGGACCGGCGGCGACCAAGTCACCGTGCTGGTACGGGTGGACCCGGCGCGGCGGGAGGACCTGGTGGGCACCGCGCTGGCCGTCCGCGCCGAAGCAGCCGACTCAGACGGCTGGCTGCGGCTGGAGGTGACCTTCCAAGATCCGAGACACGCCGAATGGGCGCTGTGGCAGCTCACCACGAACGCGGAAGCCCTGGCCCCGCAGTGGTTGCGCAACTCCCTGCGCAACCGCGCCGCCGCGATCGCCACCCGCTACGGAGTGTCATCCTGA
- a CDS encoding M55 family metallopeptidase has translation MQVFISIDMEGVTGIATMDQVVRGGHGYPRSQRLMTAEANAAIEGAFAAGADSVLVNDSHGTMDNLLHEELDPRARLIFGTPTLDCMAEGISAEHDVAMFLGYHAAAGSPGVLAHTYSSHFYEVRLNGRPVSEAEVNALQAAAVGVPVGLLTGDDVICGVAEKAFPGVRTVAVKVAHGHTAADSLSPAEARRLIREAAAETVRGAGELAPLRLPEVFELEIDMPSTPAAELGAQIPGVRRIADKTLAGTFGTPTEVLGCVTICYHLAADAMISRMALYGRR, from the coding sequence GTGCAGGTCTTCATCTCCATCGACATGGAGGGCGTCACGGGCATCGCCACCATGGACCAGGTCGTCCGCGGCGGCCACGGGTATCCGCGATCGCAAAGGCTGATGACCGCCGAGGCCAACGCCGCCATCGAGGGCGCCTTCGCGGCCGGAGCCGACAGCGTCCTGGTCAACGACAGCCACGGCACCATGGACAACCTGCTGCACGAGGAGCTCGACCCACGCGCCCGGCTGATCTTCGGCACCCCCACGCTGGACTGCATGGCCGAGGGCATCTCGGCCGAGCACGACGTGGCCATGTTCCTCGGCTACCACGCCGCGGCCGGCTCGCCCGGCGTGCTTGCCCATACCTACTCCTCGCACTTCTACGAGGTGCGGCTCAACGGGCGTCCGGTGTCGGAGGCAGAGGTCAACGCGTTGCAGGCCGCCGCGGTAGGCGTCCCGGTGGGGTTGCTGACCGGCGACGACGTCATCTGCGGCGTCGCGGAGAAGGCCTTCCCCGGTGTGCGTACGGTCGCCGTCAAGGTCGCGCACGGGCACACCGCCGCGGACAGCCTCTCACCGGCCGAGGCCAGGCGGCTGATCAGAGAGGCGGCGGCGGAGACCGTTCGGGGGGCGGGGGAGCTGGCGCCGCTCCGGCTGCCCGAGGTGTTCGAGCTCGAGATCGACATGCCGAGCACGCCCGCGGCCGAGCTGGGGGCGCAGATCCCCGGCGTGCGCAGGATCGCCGACAAGACACTCGCCGGCACCTTCGGCACGCCCACGGAGGTGCTGGGCTGTGTGACAATCTGCTACCACCTCGCCGCCGACGCCATGATCAGCCGGATGGCCCTGTACGGCCGCCGTTAG
- a CDS encoding MFS transporter, whose protein sequence is MPRSGFGVIGAPVLFIGVFQLLETMLSPALPLIQRELAASPGELAWIFTGGLISSAISTPIVGRLADMYDKRTLLLALMAITSAGALVSGLAPNVLVLIAGQAVQGVWLGMLPLTVGLFRDTLEPERGATGNGLVIGVAALASALGLILAGPLTSALGYRWLFFLTLAGALVAALWAWRAVPATPRAASGRVDWAGGLLLGVGLTLLMLGLTTSLSVGWTAPTTLALFVGAALTLGLWTVVELRIADPLVDLRLLAGRSPAGVTAMGFVFGFASFGLVVALPMMLSLPAETGYGLGADTLWIGVYMFPLGIAGTLVAPLVGPMTRLLGRRAVLVLGSALVSAGTAVLAFWHSSPWQIVVGVTIMGLGGSIGLTSGLNVVAADVPGDRAAGVSGVVFVAKSIGGTFGAQLGGMALAAGTVAGVPAESSFVDTYLLSALLGLLAVGAAFVIPSAVRDAQGGRPASAPTTKPAVPQGDTL, encoded by the coding sequence ATGCCCAGATCCGGCTTTGGCGTCATCGGCGCGCCGGTGTTGTTCATCGGCGTCTTCCAACTGCTGGAGACAATGCTGTCTCCAGCGCTCCCGCTCATCCAGCGGGAGCTGGCCGCCTCGCCAGGCGAGCTCGCGTGGATCTTCACCGGCGGGCTGATCAGCTCGGCGATCAGCACCCCGATCGTCGGCCGCCTGGCCGACATGTACGACAAGCGCACCCTGCTGCTCGCCCTGATGGCGATCACCAGCGCCGGAGCCCTCGTCTCCGGCCTCGCGCCCAACGTGCTCGTGCTGATCGCCGGCCAGGCGGTGCAGGGCGTCTGGCTGGGCATGCTGCCGCTGACCGTCGGGCTGTTCCGCGACACCCTCGAACCCGAGCGGGGCGCCACCGGCAACGGCCTGGTCATCGGCGTCGCCGCCCTGGCCAGCGCGCTCGGCCTCATCCTCGCCGGGCCGCTCACCTCGGCGCTCGGCTACCGGTGGCTGTTCTTCCTGACCCTGGCCGGCGCGCTGGTGGCCGCGCTCTGGGCCTGGCGGGCGGTGCCCGCCACGCCCCGCGCGGCCTCGGGGCGCGTCGACTGGGCCGGCGGCCTGCTGCTCGGCGTCGGGCTCACCCTGCTCATGCTGGGCCTGACCACCTCCTTGAGCGTGGGTTGGACGGCTCCCACCACCCTCGCCCTGTTCGTGGGCGCGGCGCTGACGCTGGGCCTCTGGACGGTCGTCGAGCTCCGCATCGCCGACCCGCTCGTGGACCTGCGGCTGCTGGCGGGGCGCTCACCCGCAGGAGTGACCGCGATGGGGTTCGTGTTCGGCTTCGCCTCCTTCGGGCTGGTGGTCGCGCTGCCCATGATGTTGTCGCTGCCCGCAGAGACCGGGTACGGCCTGGGCGCCGACACCCTGTGGATCGGGGTCTACATGTTCCCGCTCGGCATCGCGGGCACCCTGGTCGCGCCGCTGGTCGGGCCGATGACCAGGCTGCTCGGACGGCGCGCCGTGCTGGTGCTCGGCAGCGCGCTCGTCTCGGCCGGCACCGCCGTGCTCGCCTTCTGGCACTCCTCACCGTGGCAGATCGTGGTCGGGGTGACGATCATGGGGCTGGGCGGCTCCATCGGCCTCACCTCCGGGCTCAACGTCGTGGCCGCCGACGTTCCCGGCGACCGGGCGGCCGGGGTCAGCGGCGTGGTCTTCGTCGCCAAGAGCATCGGCGGCACCTTCGGGGCGCAGCTCGGCGGCATGGCGCTGGCGGCCGGCACCGTGGCGGGGGTCCCCGCGGAGAGCAGCTTCGTCGACACCTACCTGCTCTCCGCGCTGCTCGGCCTGCTCGCCGTCGGCGCCGCCTTCGTGATCCCCTCCGCTGTACGGGACGCCCAAGGCGGCCGCCCAGCTTCGGCCCCCACGACAAAGCCCGCCGTCCCCCAGGGTGACACGCTGTGA
- a CDS encoding TetR/AcrR family transcriptional regulator, whose product MRLTRAESKAANKRALIDAAREVVGREGAQAKLEDIAELAGLTTGAVYSLFGGKSGLMVAMIDDYTGPLDLGPVEEIAPGRPLEEVVVTIARQYWRMSADPEAAALLLFEIRVMDLVLNDAELLTKLNTAINASGAQLAEHLAGREHAGVPVTREQAVRLARALKALLSGLGQAVVLGVHGSSEEYFADVARALVTPGVLGPA is encoded by the coding sequence ATGCGACTGACCAGGGCGGAAAGCAAGGCCGCCAACAAGCGCGCGCTGATCGACGCGGCACGCGAGGTCGTCGGAAGGGAGGGCGCGCAAGCGAAGCTGGAGGACATCGCCGAGCTGGCCGGGTTGACCACGGGGGCCGTCTACTCGCTGTTCGGCGGCAAGAGCGGCCTGATGGTCGCGATGATCGACGACTACACCGGCCCGCTCGACCTCGGACCGGTCGAGGAGATCGCGCCTGGCCGGCCACTGGAGGAGGTCGTCGTCACCATCGCCAGGCAGTACTGGCGGATGTCGGCCGACCCCGAGGCCGCCGCGCTGCTGCTGTTCGAGATCCGCGTGATGGACCTCGTGCTGAACGACGCCGAGTTGCTGACCAAGCTCAACACGGCGATCAACGCCTCGGGGGCCCAGCTGGCCGAGCACCTCGCCGGCAGGGAGCACGCAGGCGTGCCCGTCACACGCGAGCAGGCCGTGCGCCTGGCCCGCGCGCTCAAGGCGCTGCTGTCCGGGCTCGGGCAGGCCGTCGTGCTCGGCGTCCACGGCAGCTCCGAGGAGTACTTCGCCGACGTCGCGCGGGCCCTGGTCACGCCCGGGGTGCTCGGCCCGGCCTAG
- a CDS encoding M14 family zinc carboxypeptidase, translating into MDVDQHMNRVPDYAAFPTVDQMHAELDELAAAHPHLVRLRRIGTSRLGEPLRVATIGAGPHDAVIIGGPHPNEPIGALTVSSLLRQLIDDAWLREEFGYRWHLIPCVDPDGARLNEGWYVRPGDRRAYAEHFYRPCEADQVEWTFPLTGEGYTFDRTLPETQALMGLMDEVRPSFVYSLHNGELQGAFYYLSRNEPGLAAALTAIAAGQGLPLHMGPPEVPSATQIAPAAYVTPRGAELGEIYGIGGGSVDYADRFDALHLVTELPYWADPRVSDETPTGQTYGEVITTYLTGQRALIAELRRSLAKVDSELTVRSPFRRALEDFLGTHDDYISEWEDFPGADRPATVAEVIGKEQLKHSVRLRYGGMCLRLLDAELAAGNPTPAIRAERARVKELFDAWFTEAESGFTATPIPIRTLVAVQLGAALLAAEAAKVSAPSRSAIPSPPGDSARSSDRVLSTGPAFHEIAP; encoded by the coding sequence ATGGACGTTGACCAGCACATGAACCGGGTCCCCGACTACGCCGCGTTCCCAACCGTGGACCAGATGCACGCCGAGCTCGACGAGCTCGCCGCCGCCCACCCCCACCTGGTACGGCTGCGCCGCATCGGCACCTCGCGCCTGGGCGAACCGCTGCGCGTGGCCACGATCGGCGCCGGCCCCCACGACGCGGTGATCATCGGCGGCCCCCACCCCAACGAGCCGATCGGCGCGCTCACCGTGAGCAGCCTGCTGCGGCAGCTCATCGACGACGCCTGGCTCCGCGAGGAGTTCGGCTACCGCTGGCACCTCATCCCCTGCGTCGACCCCGATGGAGCCCGCCTCAACGAGGGCTGGTACGTCCGGCCGGGTGACCGCCGCGCCTACGCCGAGCACTTCTACCGCCCGTGCGAGGCCGACCAGGTCGAGTGGACCTTCCCGCTGACCGGCGAGGGTTACACCTTCGACCGCACGCTTCCGGAGACCCAGGCGCTGATGGGGCTGATGGACGAGGTCAGGCCCTCCTTCGTCTATTCGCTGCACAACGGCGAGCTCCAGGGCGCCTTCTACTACCTCAGCAGGAACGAGCCCGGCCTCGCCGCCGCCCTGACCGCCATCGCGGCCGGCCAGGGCCTGCCGCTGCACATGGGCCCGCCGGAGGTCCCGAGCGCGACCCAGATCGCCCCGGCAGCGTACGTGACACCGCGCGGCGCCGAGCTGGGAGAGATCTACGGCATCGGCGGCGGCAGCGTCGACTACGCCGACCGCTTCGACGCCCTGCACCTGGTGACCGAGCTCCCCTACTGGGCCGACCCCCGCGTCTCCGACGAGACCCCCACCGGCCAGACGTACGGTGAGGTGATCACGACCTACCTCACCGGCCAGCGCGCTCTGATCGCCGAGCTGAGGCGGTCCCTGGCGAAGGTCGACTCCGAGCTGACCGTACGGTCACCCTTCCGCCGCGCCCTGGAGGACTTCCTCGGCACCCACGACGACTACATCTCCGAATGGGAGGACTTCCCCGGCGCCGACCGGCCCGCCACGGTAGCCGAGGTCATCGGCAAGGAGCAGCTCAAGCACAGCGTGCGGCTGAGGTACGGGGGAATGTGCCTGCGCCTGCTGGACGCCGAGCTCGCCGCGGGCAACCCGACCCCGGCCATCCGGGCCGAACGCGCCCGGGTGAAGGAGCTCTTCGACGCCTGGTTCACCGAAGCCGAGAGCGGATTCACCGCCACGCCGATCCCGATCCGCACCCTGGTCGCCGTCCAGCTCGGCGCCGCCCTGCTGGCAGCGGAGGCGGCGAAGGTGTCGGCGCCTTCACGCAGCGCGATCCCATCCCCGCCCGGCGACTCAGCGCGATCCAGTGACCGGGTGCTCTCAACCGGCCCCGCGTTCCATGAGATCGCTCCTTAG